TGGCTCTCGGCCTGCCTAAAAACAGCAGGGTCATCGGCGCGAAAACAGCCGCGCCTATGGTATCGCCCATCCACCAGGTCACCCAGCTATCGGGGACACTGGAGAAACCGATCACGCCCCGGAAAACCAAATAAGCCACTCCCACGGAGGCCGACACCAAACAACTGAGCGTAATCAAGACGAAAAAGTGCAGAATTTTTTTATCTTCGATCAACGGGTCATGCCTGCCGACATAACGATTGATCAGCCACATACCCAGCCAGGCTTGTAAACTACAACCGATCGCCACCCAGGAACCGATACCCACGGATACCAGAACCTTGGCGGCACTGGAGATATCGAGAAAAGCGTAACACTGTGCAACCAGAGCCCCTAGAAAAATCCCAGGCAGCACAATCTCGCCATAGGCGAGCATCAACGCCAACGCCACGCCCGCAGCCGGCCAAACCGGACTGGCGTTACTTGGAGGCACAGCCAATAAGGTACCGACCCAACCGGCGGCAAAATAGCCTGCCATAGCTGCAATATTCAGAAATATCTTATATTTCAAGATTCGCATAATCCTTTAGCGATTTAACCCTTGGGTGTGCATACGAATGCGCCTAAATGGAAACAAAAAACAGGGGACATAAAATTGCGATACCTTTCCAGAAAAAAGCGGTTTAATCATCTCAACGCGGAATTAAGCGTTAGTTGCCGGCTAGTTGTGGCATAGCCGATGCTGCCGGGGTTATCGGCCGAACATTACTGTAATCGCCCCAAGCTATCCACGCTAAACGCTTTGCCGAATCCAGCCACGAACTGCCCCGTTTGGGGTTGCAATACCAGCAAATGAAAATCCGGCAGGGTACGCAAAACATCTACAATTTCGCCAAACTTAAGCGCCATGGCATCCAACTTTTGAGCGTAATCCTCATGGGATTTGCTGATTTCCCGAACCACGCAGTCGAACGTTAACCGCTGCCGTGCAAATGGATTACTGGCGGTCGCTTCCGGTTCGATGAACAAAATGGATGCCTGCGGCTGGGCCAGTAAATTTTGGGTGTGCCGGGCCAGCTCGCTAATAAAGATATAAAAACCTGTTTCATCGCGAAAATAAGGCGCATAGCTAATGGCGACAGCACCGTCAACAGAGCGGCTTGCTATTAACAAACTGTTCTGCCGCCGAATTAATTCATCGCAAGCATTTTGCAGATTGTGGAGTTCCGAGTCATCCATTGGCGCTAAGCCTTATTTAATTGCGAATGTCGGAAACAATCGACGGTGTGATCGTTTACCATCCCTACCGCCTGCATGTAAGCATAGCAAATGGTTTTACCGACAAATTTGAAGCCGCGTTTCTGCAAGTCTTTACTCATATTGACGGACTCATCGCTAAAGGCAGGTATTTGGGCATGGGTCTGCCAATTATTTTGTTGCGGCGCACCGCCTATGAACCGCCAGATATAGGCGTCGAAACTGCCAAAGGCCTGCCGCACGTCTAAAAATGCCCGGGCGTTAGCCACGGCGGCCTGAATTTTCAGGCGATTGCGCACAATACCCGGGTTTGCCAATAAGGCATTGATTTTCTTTTGATCGTAAGCGGCGATTTTTTCCGCCTCGAAGCAATCGAAGGCCTGCCGGTAGGCTTCGCGTTTATCCAAAATTGTGCGCCAGCTCAACCCAGCCTGCGCACCTTCCAAAATCAGGAATTCAAATAATTGCCTATCATCATGCAACGGAACGCCCCATTCATGATCGTGATAATGTTCTTCGCTCGCGCTGACCAAGGCCCATTGACACTTGTTCATTTGCTTTTCTGCAGCATGCTCTTCAAATCGGCAAATGGACTGAAAGTAGCTTGCGGACCTTTGGATTCCGCGCCGCCTTTACTGCCGTAACGGGTTTGTTCTTCGTAGCGCTGATGCTCGTTATCGTGGCAATACAGACACAACAACTCCCAATTGCTGCCATCGGCGGGATTGTTATCGTGATTGTGATCGGTATGGTGCACGGTTAATTCGCGCAGGTTTTTATGATCGAATTCGCGCGCGCAACGCCCGCAAATCCAGGGAAACAGTTTTAAAGCCTGCTCCCTATAACCTTTTTCGCGTTCTTCTTTACTGCGCCGGGCTTCGGCAACAATTTGATGGGCTTTATTCTGTGACATAGCTTTCTCCGCTTGCATTAACCGCCGGTTACGTTCATATGCCGTAAAATGACCGGCTGTTCGTGAATATTGAATTCGTGTTTTTCGGGTTTGATCTGCATGGCGTTGATGATAGCGTGCTTTAGCGCAGGCATATTTCCCGGATATTGTCTGACAACGGCTTTTAAATCCACCGAATGTTCATTGCCCAGGCACAGCAGCAAACGGCCTTCCGCTGTCAGGCGCACCCGGTTACAACTGGCGCAAAAGTTGGCACTATGCGGCGAAATAAACCCCACCCGGCTATCGCTTCCGGCCACCTTAAAATAATCCGACGGCCCGCCGGTTTTATCCGGCATGGCTTGCAACGTAAAACGTTGCAATAAATCCTGTTTGATCAATTGGCTGGGATAATACGCTTCGGCCCTATTGTGACTATCCACCGTACCCAAAGGCATTTCTTCAATGAAACTGATATCCAGATTCCGGTCTGCAGCGAATTCCACCAAATCCGCCACTTCGCGATGGTTCCGGTTTTTCAATATCACCGCATTGAGCTTGATTCTTTGAAACCCGGCTTCACGCGCTACATTAATACCTTTAAGCACATTTTCCAGATCGCCGGTGCGTGTCAAGGTTTTAAACAATACCGGATCCAAGGTATCCAGACTGATATTAAGGCGTTTGACGCCGGCCGTTCTTAAATCGTGCGCCATCTGCGCCAATTTGGAGCCATTGCTGGTCATCACCAATTCATCCAGGCCGGTCAAGCCGCCGAGTTGCCGCAATAGATCCAATGCGCCTTTACGAACTAAGGGCTCGCCGCCGGTAATGCGGATTTTGTTAACCCCCAACTCGGTAAAGGCCCGACAGATAAACTGTATTTCCTCCAAACTTAAAATTTGCTTGCGCGGCAAAAACACCATGTCTTCCGACATGCAATAAACACAACGAAAATCGCAGCGATCGGTGATCGAAACGCGTAAATAATGGACGACACGACCGAAACGATCGACAAGCTTTGCAGGGAGAGTAGAATCAGTCATGACAATAGTTAAAATGTTGACTTGCAAATGGTAACACAGGGCCGGCGGAGCCGATTATTCAGTAATAGGCCTGCAGCACCGTCAGTCTTTTGCCGGACGGCAGCCCTTCTCTTGGCACCGAATATGCTGGCATTACGACACCGCGATCTGCAACTGGTTTCAAAAGCACTGTACTCGGTTTAAAAAATTAATTTGCCTGCGGAGTTTGCATTTTTTTTACGATCAGCTAAACCTATTACATAAGATATGTTTTTACAGGAGAAAAATCATGAAAACCGTTGATTTTTTTTACCTTATCAGACGCTTGATCAAGCCCATATTAGTCGGCTTTTTGATGTGTTACGCCTTACCCGCCGTTGCGGCACCACCCACCGCCGAAGACTTTAATAAATCCAGTAAGCTGGTGTTGACCTTATCCGATAAGTGGCTGGAACCTAATGTACAAAACAGCCTACGCAAATCCAACCGTCCGAGTATAGGCAAATCGCCGGCTGAAAATACCAAAGCCAAGGACGCTCCAATCGGCTGCGGCATGGATGTCACCCCACTGGCCAGCAGCGACGCGTCATTTGGTAATCGCTTGGTGGGTAAATGCAACCTTACCTTGCATTATTAACCATTTGGAAGTCTGCCACCCACATTCCAAACAGCAGCCTGTAAGCATTTAACAGGCTAGTCAGGCCGTTACATTTCTAACTCACCTACCGTTTGTCGTCCCTGACAAACCGACAAACATTCTCGGATTACCGTTGCCTGCGCTAAAATTGCATTTTGCTTCAATCAAAACGGCAAGGCTATACGATGATTTTCAAAATTCTATTGATATTGTTATTTACCCTGTTTTCCCGCCTCGGTGTTGGCGCGGATAAACCGACGATCCGCATTGGCGTATTGGCGTCGGGTACCTTAGCCTGGGAACTGGCGGCCATCAAAAATGCAAACGGCTTGGATAACGCCGGCTTTAACCTGGAAACGGTTGCTATCGCCAATCAACAAGCCGGCAAAGTGGCCCTACAGGCGGGCAGTGTGGATATGATAGTCTCGGATTGGATATGGGTATCCAGTATGCGCGCCCAAGGCAACGATTATACCTTTTACCCTTATTCCGCCAGTGCCGGCGGCCTGCTGGTGCCGGCCGATAGCGGGATTAACAGTCTGGCCGATTTGCAAGGTAAAAAACTCGGCATTGCCGGCGGGGAACTGGATAAAAACTGGTCGTTATTACAAGCCTTGGGTTTGCAACAAGGCCTTGATTTGAACGAATCGCTGGAAAAAGTCTACGGCGCACCGCCGCTGTTGAATCAGCAATTATCCAGCCGGCGTATCGATGCCTTATTAACTTACTGGCAATTTGCCGCCCGCCTGGAAGCGCAAGGTTACCGGCAATTAATGAGCGGTGAAGACATTATTCGCGCCCTGGGTATCTCGGAAACCGTTCCCAGCCTGGGTTATGTGTTCAAACAAAGCTGGGCGGATCAACACGAAACCGCCCTGCAAGCATTTTTGCAAACCGCCCAAACGGCCAAGGACACCCTGTGCGACTCGGACGCCGCCTGGCAACAAGTCATGAAACTGGCCGAAACACCCGATACGGCTATTCAAACCCAATTAAAACGCCGCTATTGCCAAGGCCGCGTCAAACAATGGGGAGCCGCCGAACAAACAGCCGCCGGCAAGATTTATCAGCTATTGCACCGGCTGAGTGACAACAAACTCACCGGCAAAACCGCTCAATTGCAACCCGGAACGTTTTGGTCCGCGCATTAATGCCATCGATTGGACCATTGCGTAACCCGCTGCTGGCACTTTCATCGATAGCGCTATTACTAACCCTCTGGCAGTTTCTGGCGCTAGCGCTACATAGCCCGACGCTACCTACGCCAGCCGTGGTGGCAATAACCTTCTGGCAGGCCGTGCTTTCCGGCGAGTTGCCGTATCATCTTGGGGTAACGCTGCTACGCTTGTTGGCCAGCTTTAGTTTGGCCATGATAATGGGCTGTGCAATAGGCGTGGTGCTGGGTAGAAACAAAACCCTGGATGCTTTTTTTGATAACTGGCTGGTGATTTTTCTGAACATTCCGGCCTTGGTTATCATCATCCTCTGTTATGTCTGGTTCGGCTTGGTGGAGTCGGCCGCCATATTGGCCGTGGTGATCAACAAATTACCCAATGTCATCGTCACCATTCGGGAGGGTGCCCGCTCTTTGGACAAGGATTTGCTGGAAATGGCGCAAAGCTACCGTTTCAGCAAAAAGAAAACCTTTATCTATGTCATCTGGCCGCAGCTGCATCCTTTCGTGATGGCCGCCACTCGCTCAGGACTGGCGTTGATCTGGAAGATTATTCTGGTGGTGGAACTGTTAGGCCGTAGCAATGGCATGGGCTATCAATTACACATCTTTTTCCAACTGTTTGACGTGGCCAGCCTGTTGGCCTATAGCTTCGCCTTCGTGGCGGTAATACAAATCATTGAAGTCGGATTGTTAAAACCATTGGATAGAAAAACCCAAAGGTGGCGCCGATGAGCGATATTCGCATCCACATCAGCAATAAAACCTATGTTTTGGCGCACGATACCGCGCAGTTTCATCATGCGATTGCCGATCTCGATTTTATCGTGCATCCTCATCAGTTCGTCTGCTTGGTCGGCCCGTCGGGCTGCGGCAAAACCACGCTGCTGAACATGATCGCCGGCCTGGACCAACATTACCAGGGTCGGATAGACATGGGTCAAACCGATAAGGTCCCATCGATCGGTTACGTATTTCAAAACCCGCGCTTGTTACCCTGGCTTAGCGTCAGACAAAATATCGAAGTGGTTTTTGCACATACGCCACCAACCAGATTGATAGACAGCCTGCTGGACAGCATGCAATTACGGGATGCCCAACATCAATATCCGGAACGTTTGTCGCTGGGCATGCAGCGCCGGGTAGCCATTATTCGCGCCTTTGCCATTAATCCCGATATATTGTTAATGGACGAGCCTTTCGTGTCCTTGGATGCGCCAACGGCACGCCAAGTCAGAAGCTTGTTGTATTCGCTGTGGTTGCAACGCCCGCATACGGTGTTGTTTGTCACTCATGATTTGCGCGAGGCCATTGCGCTGGCCGATCGCTTGATTTTTCTGTCGCCGTCGCCCATGCGCGTACTCAGCGATATTGCGGTATCAATTGCCCGCGACCAACGTCACGAAGAAAGCCGCATTGAACTGTTTCGCGAGCAACTATTACAAAACCACCCGGAAATAAACGGACTGCTATAAGGTGAAAATCGTCGTCAAAGCGCGCGAATACGAGGAAATCATCAAAAAGTCCCGTTTCGTGGGCCTCATTAGCCCCTGCCAATCCGAACCGGAAGCGTTGCAGTTAGTAAATAACCTGCATGAGCAGCACCCTGGTGCCAGCCATATCGTCTATGCCTACCGTATTCAAACGCCGAATGGCTTGGTCTGCCGCTTTTACGATGCAGGAGAACCCAGCGGCACCGCCGGCAAACCCATCTTTCAGCATCTGGAAGGCAAGCAATTGATTAATTTGATCGTCGTGGTTATCCGTTACTTCGGCGGAATCAAGCTGGGGGCAGGCGGTTTGACGCGGGCTTACGGCAATATCGCCAAGCAAGTCATCGATCTCGCGGAGATCGTCGAGCATATAGAAAGAGTCACTTTGCGGCTGGTTTTGGCGTACAACCAGTTGCAAATGTTGGAATATCAATTAAAAAAACTGGACGGCGAAATCGTTCAACAAAATTTTGCCGACCAAGTTCAGGTACAAATCCAGCTTCCCAAACATCACCTGCCGGCCTTTCAGCTTACATTTCAATAACCTAGCATTTTACTCAAGAATTGTGACGCAAATATGACTTATTGTTTCCTATTTAGCAACAAATCATGCACAAAGACCCGTATTGTAAATAAAAAAATAGCCGTTATAGTTAAGCCGTCTTCATTGCATTGACTGAAATCAGTCTAGGAGCTTCAAATGAGCAAATCCAGCAATCTTTATAGAGATATCTTAACCGGCATATTTTTTACCGTTGGCGTATTCGGCTTCATGTCTGGCGAGTTCATGCTCTCCACCCTGTTGTTTGGTGCGGCCACTATTGCCAGCAACCTTGATTTTTCCGGCTCGTTTAGAGCTTAAGCTTTGTTTTTGTTGTACCTCCCTCGTTGTCCCTTAACAGTCATAGCTCTGTTAACTCCCTAGCCCCGCTCTATAGCGGGGTTTTTTTTTGACCTGCTACTGCTTAGCCGTTCTGCCGTTCGAGTGTCGCTTCCTGTTTTTCCGAAACCTGCCCCGCTTCTTTGAACTGCAGCTTATGCAGCTTGGCGTACGCGCCGTCCAGCTTCAGCAGCTCGTCATGACTACCGCGCTCGACTATCCGGCCTTTGTCCATCACCAAAATGACATCCGCGCCTTCAATAGTCGATAAACGATGCGCCACCACTAAGGTGGTGCGGCCCTGCATAACCCGACTTAAAGCAGCCTGAATGTAGCGTTCCGATTCGGTGTCCAATGCGGACGTCGCCTCGTCCAACACCAAAATCGGCGCATCTTTTAACAGCGCCCGCGCCAAAGCCAAGCGCTGCCGCTGTCCACCGGACAGTTTGACGCCGTTTTCGCCGATCTCGGTATCCAGGCCTTGCGGCATTTTGCGGATAAAGTCCATCGCATAAGCGTCGGTAGCGGCCTGTTCAATTTGGCTACGCGCCGCGCCCTGTAGAGTACCGTAGGCAATATTATTAGCTACGGAGGTATTAAACAGCGTGACATTCTGGTTTACCAACGCGATCTGTTGCCGCAAACAATCCAGGCGATAGCGTTTTAACTCGACCCCGTCGATCAGAATCTCGCCTTGCTCGTAATCGTAAAAACGCGGCAACAAGTTGATCAAGCTGCTTTTGCCGCCACCCGAGGCGCCTACCAATGCGACAGTCTGACCCGGCTCGACCACCAGATTGATGTCGGACAGCGCAGGCGTTTCACTGCCCGCATAACTAAAGGTCAGGTTTTTGAATTCGATCCGCCCTTGGATACGGTCGGTCCGGTAATCGCCTTGATCGATTTCCACCGGCTCGTCCAACACTTCAAACAAGGTTTCAGCCGCCGCGAGGCCGCGCAGTATCTCGGCATTGGCATCGCTTAAATTGCGAATAGGCTTGGGCAATAAAAAAGCTGCAGTAAAAAAACCCACAAATTCGCCGGCGCTTGAAGATTTCATAATGATAAGCGCCAAATACATCATGCCGGCCAAGGCAAAGGAAATCAGCAACTGCATCAATGGATTATTCAGCGACATCGTCATAATCAATTTGCGGTATTGCTTGCGATTTTCCAGGCTACAATCCTTGAAGCGCTGCCGTTCGTAATGTTCGCCGCCAAAACTTTTGACGATACGGTTGGCGGAGACCATTTCGGAGGTGATATGGGTCAAATCGCCCACCGTATTCTGCATATTGCGGCTCAGACGCTTTAAGCGTTTACCGACATAACGCACAATCACCACCACCACGGGTGCAATCGCCAAAAACACCAAGGACAATTTCCAATTGGTATACCCCAGATAACCAAGCAAACCGATCGCGGTAAAACCTTCTCGCACGTAGGAGCGAATGGAATCGGAGGTCGCCCGGGTAACTTCGCCGATGTTATTGGTTATCCGGGAAATCATGTAGCCGCTGTTATGGCTATCGAAATACTGCACTGATAAGCGGGTATAATGATCGAAAATCGCGCAACGCAATTTATGTATGACATTGCCGGAAATACGCGCCAAATAATAATTGCCCAAAAAGGCCCCTACGCCGCGCACCAGAAATAACACAATAAACAATAACGGTAGATACTGGATATTGCTTCTGTCCTCGCCGTTAAAGCTGTCTATGATGCGTTGAATGATCATAACCACCGCCGGCTCGGTGGCGGCATAGATGGCGAAACCGATGGTACTGACAATAAACATGCGCCAATACGGCAACACGAAACGCATCAACCGTTTATAGACCTGACCGTCCGTCATGCGATTGTTTGAATTTTCCAACCTGTCCAATACTTTTACCCTTAAAATTAACCATTAGCTTCACGCCAACCGACATTTAAATGCCTGCCGCAGAACTTATCAATATACAGCCTAAACGCATTTTGGTGATAACCCTGCGTTTTTTGGGCGACACGCTGTTAACCACGCCGCTGATCAGCTCATTAAAACAAGCGTATCCCAACGCCGATGTCGACGTGTTGTTGCCGGCCGCTAACTCGGCCATGTTGGAAGGTAATCCGGACATTACTCAACTGCTTACACTACCGAAAAACATTAGCGCGCTGGACTTTGCAAAGTTACTGTTTAAGTTATATCGTCGTTACGATTTGGCCATTTCAACCCAAGCGGGCGATCGCCCTACGTTGTGCGCCATTATGGCCGGAAAGATTAGCCTCGGTTTCATCCCGGACGATCCCGGCAAGGCGTGGTGGAAAAAAAAGCTTTTGCATCATTGGCTGGTGTTTAACAGAGACTACGACCACGCCGTGTTGGAAAATCTGCGCTTTTGTAAGGTACTGGGAATCGCCCCCTGCTATCGCTTGACGCCGCCCCATACAGATCAAGTTACTTACCCATTACCGAAACCACCCTACGCTGTGCTGCACATCATGCCGCAATGGCGCTATAAACAGTGGCACAAAGCCGGCTGGCTGGAATTGATAAGTTTTTTAAGCCACCACGGCCTGGGTATTGTATTAACAGGCAGTGGCGAGGCAAACGAGCTACATTATTTACAACAACTGCAACAGCAACTGCCGGCCAAAACAACGAATCTGGCCGGCAAATTATCCTTGGCCGAATTGACCGACTTGATCGGCAATGCTGACTTATTTGTGGGACCCGATACCGGTATCACCCATTTGGCCGCGGCAACCGGAACCACAACCTGTGCGATATTCGGCCCGACCGACCCTAAAAAATGGGCACCGTGGCCGGTTGATTATGCGCGTGATAAATCCCCATTCGCCCCCAAGGGCACGCAGCATGTAGGCAATGTTTATTTGATTCAAGGTCGAACCGAACAAGCCTGTATGCCCTGCCAGCTGGAAGGCTGCGAAAGGCACCGAAGCAGCCATAGCGTCTGCCTCGACCAACTCACCGCTGACGAAGTAATCGACATCATATCCAACCTACCATTAATGGCCGGTAACCGAGGCAATAATGCTATCCTTTGAATCTTGATTTATTTTGTCAATTACAGTCGTTCATCCACCCATCTAGCCCAATGACGCAGATACAGCAACTTGACCGAATTTTCGTTCTAAACGTCAGAAAGTTTACCCAACGCCGCCAATTTATGGAACGTCAACTTGCCGACGTCGAATTGGATGCGGAATTTGTTTTCGAATGGGATGTTGAGGATTTAACGCCCGCCATTATCGACGACTATTTCGGCGACAACGGCCTCACGCCTGCACAACAATCCTGCGCGCTTAAGCATGTCTCGGCCTTACAAAAAATCGCTACCGGTAATTACAAGTTCGCCTTGATACTGGAAGACGATGCCGTGTTTGGCAAGGATTTGAAACTCGGACTACACCGTGCGCTGGAACAAAGTCGCCAATTTCCCGGCAACAAAGTGATTTACATTGGCTCGGGCGGCAATTTTTTCACCCCAAAAAGCCAACGCAAGCCGGGCCAATATCTCTACCCGGGGAATAGGGTGCGGTTTGCCGACTCCTATATACTGGACAGCGCAACGGCCCAACAACGGCTTGACTGGATCAAAGCACATAAAATTTCAGCGCCGATAGATAACCAATTCGAAATCATGGATAAACAGCTCGACATCCAAACGCTTTGGCTGGAAGATCCGGTCGTCGAGCAAGGCAGCAAGAACGGCTTGTTTCGAAGTGCATTGGAAGCCGACCCGCCACCGTGGCTGAAAGGTATTTTTTTCGCATGGGAAAAGCTGAAACGTAAACATATCTATCAACTATGGCGTTAGGAATTCATAAACTAATGACGTTTTCCAATTTTTCCGAAACATCCTTGAATGTCAGCCGGTCCCTGGCTATTCTCGCTGCCATAGCCGCCCCCATGTCTACCGCGGTTACCGGCATAGCCTGTGTTGCTTTGGTCATTTTCTGGTTGATTTCAGGCCAAGCTTGGCAGACGCTTAAACTGTCTTGGCAACAACCTTTTGGAAAAATGATAGTGCTGTTTTACGCGTGGCTATTACTCGGCACCCTTTATGCGGAAACCGATTGGCCTAGCAAATTGCAAACGCTCTCAAGCTGGAAAAAGCTTATTTACGCATTTATTCTGCTTGGCGTATTTCAACTCGTCGAATGGCAAAAACGTTTTATTAACTGGTATGTTGCAGCCATGGTCATTTCGGCCGTCACTGCTTTATTCCTATGGTCGATTGATCTGATTGTCAGACCGAGCAACGGGGCCATTTACGCGGGCATATTCATGACCAATCACGCCACGCAAAGCATGGCCTTTGTGGCGGCGACGCTATGTTGTATTTTTTTACTGCATGAAACCGAAAGCCCGCGCATGAGGTATTTTCTTTGGGTTGCCATTGGCCTATTCCTGTTTAATATATTTTTTATCAGTACTTCGCGAAGCAGTTATATCGCGTTTCCTGTAGCCGCTGTTGTTGCGGTAGGCTCAATCTATGGTTACCGGAAATTACCACACATCTTAGCCATTGTAACTATCACAACTCTGGCTTTCGGCCTAGCATCCAACACGTTGCAGGAACGCGTTAAACTCGCGTTGGACGAACAAGCAAATTACCAAACCAGTAGCAATGAAACATCCGTTGGCGTTCGTATGATCTTTTACAAAAACACACTGGAGTTAATCCGTGCGCAGCCCTGGTTTGGCTACGGCACATCGTCGTTCAAGCCTACTTATAGTGCACATGTAGCCTCTAAGTATCAAGATTGGCGAGCCGTCAGTACCGGCGACCCTCATAACCAGTATCTGTTCGTTTGGCTGGAAAACGGCTTAATCGGTTTATTGTTATTCTTTGCCTATATCTACATCGGCGTCCGCCAGGGTTTAAAGAACCCACCTTACGGAGCCGTTGCGGCGAGCTTTTTAATCGCGATCGCGGCTTCCAGCCTGTTTAATTCGCACTTTAAAACCTATGCAGAAGGATACATGCTGGCGTTTTTTCTAGGCGCGCTTTTGACTCGCCCGATTAGCGCAAATCCACCGGCCGTATAATTTAATCCGCCCTCTAATAATTCAACTATCGGGATTTATGCCGAATGACTGACTCTTCTCCAACCGACCTGCCCGCACTCCCCGAAAAACTCAGCGTCTACATCATCGCTTACAATGAAGCGGATAAAATTGCCGATGCGATTGAAAGCGTGCAATGGGCCGATGAAGTACTGGTGCTTGATTCCCACAGTACCGACAACACGGAAAGTATCGCAAGTGAGTTAGGCGCGACAGTCAAACAAATTCCGTTTACTACCTTCGGCAAACTGCGTAATGACGCCATCGCGTCCTGCCAACACGATTGGATTTTCAGCCTGGACGCCGATGAACGTTGCACCCCGGAAGCTAAGGACGAGATTTTGAAAATTCTGGCTACCCCGGACGCTGATGCTTATTATGTGCCCCGCCGTAATTGGTTCATGGGGCGCTGGATCAATCATTGCGGCTGGTATCCGGATTACCGTCAGCCGCAATTATTCCGCAAACAGGCGCTGGTGTTTGACGACGCGGCCGAGGTTCATGAAGGTTACCAAGTGAATGGTAAAGTCGGTTATTTTAAATCGTCGATTATCCAGATTCCTTTTCAAAACCTGGAACAACTGCTGCATAAAATGCAACGCTACTCTACCTTGGGTGCCCGCAAATTGGAGCGCAGCGGCAAACCGGTCAGCATGGGCACAGCTTTGGGGCACGGTCTCTGGGCATTTTTCCGGATTTATGTCTTGAAATTGGGTTTTCTTGACGGTTGGGCCGGCTTCGTACTGGCTTTCGGAAATCTTGAAGGCACATTTTACCGATACGCCAAAGCGGCGACCGCAAAACAAAGCTGGCAACCCGATAACCCTCCCAACTCAGAAACAGGCGCTCCCAAATAGCCATGGCGGGCTTAATATCGGTCATCGTGACCACCTACAACTGGCCCGAAGCGCTGGCAGCCTGCCTCAACAGCCTCTTGTCCCAACAAGACGACA
This sequence is a window from Methylomonas methanica MC09. Protein-coding genes within it:
- a CDS encoding glycosyltransferase family 2 protein, which produces MTDSSPTDLPALPEKLSVYIIAYNEADKIADAIESVQWADEVLVLDSHSTDNTESIASELGATVKQIPFTTFGKLRNDAIASCQHDWIFSLDADERCTPEAKDEILKILATPDADAYYVPRRNWFMGRWINHCGWYPDYRQPQLFRKQALVFDDAAEVHEGYQVNGKVGYFKSSIIQIPFQNLEQLLHKMQRYSTLGARKLERSGKPVSMGTALGHGLWAFFRIYVLKLGFLDGWAGFVLAFGNLEGTFYRYAKAATAKQSWQPDNPPNSETGAPK
- a CDS encoding glycosyltransferase family 9 protein, which translates into the protein MPAAELINIQPKRILVITLRFLGDTLLTTPLISSLKQAYPNADVDVLLPAANSAMLEGNPDITQLLTLPKNISALDFAKLLFKLYRRYDLAISTQAGDRPTLCAIMAGKISLGFIPDDPGKAWWKKKLLHHWLVFNRDYDHAVLENLRFCKVLGIAPCYRLTPPHTDQVTYPLPKPPYAVLHIMPQWRYKQWHKAGWLELISFLSHHGLGIVLTGSGEANELHYLQQLQQQLPAKTTNLAGKLSLAELTDLIGNADLFVGPDTGITHLAAATGTTTCAIFGPTDPKKWAPWPVDYARDKSPFAPKGTQHVGNVYLIQGRTEQACMPCQLEGCERHRSSHSVCLDQLTADEVIDIISNLPLMAGNRGNNAIL
- a CDS encoding O-antigen ligase family protein, with translation MTNHATQSMAFVAATLCCIFLLHETESPRMRYFLWVAIGLFLFNIFFISTSRSSYIAFPVAAVVAVGSIYGYRKLPHILAIVTITTLAFGLASNTLQERVKLALDEQANYQTSSNETSVGVRMIFYKNTLELIRAQPWFGYGTSSFKPTYSAHVASKYQDWRAVSTGDPHNQYLFVWLENGLIGLLLFFAYIYIGVRQGLKNPPYGAVAASFLIAIAASSLFNSHFKTYAEGYMLAFFLGALLTRPISANPPAV
- a CDS encoding glycosyltransferase family 25 protein, which codes for MTQIQQLDRIFVLNVRKFTQRRQFMERQLADVELDAEFVFEWDVEDLTPAIIDDYFGDNGLTPAQQSCALKHVSALQKIATGNYKFALILEDDAVFGKDLKLGLHRALEQSRQFPGNKVIYIGSGGNFFTPKSQRKPGQYLYPGNRVRFADSYILDSATAQQRLDWIKAHKISAPIDNQFEIMDKQLDIQTLWLEDPVVEQGSKNGLFRSALEADPPPWLKGIFFAWEKLKRKHIYQLWR
- the msbA gene encoding lipid A export permease/ATP-binding protein MsbA, which encodes MTDGQVYKRLMRFVLPYWRMFIVSTIGFAIYAATEPAVVMIIQRIIDSFNGEDRSNIQYLPLLFIVLFLVRGVGAFLGNYYLARISGNVIHKLRCAIFDHYTRLSVQYFDSHNSGYMISRITNNIGEVTRATSDSIRSYVREGFTAIGLLGYLGYTNWKLSLVFLAIAPVVVVIVRYVGKRLKRLSRNMQNTVGDLTHITSEMVSANRIVKSFGGEHYERQRFKDCSLENRKQYRKLIMTMSLNNPLMQLLISFALAGMMYLALIIMKSSSAGEFVGFFTAAFLLPKPIRNLSDANAEILRGLAAAETLFEVLDEPVEIDQGDYRTDRIQGRIEFKNLTFSYAGSETPALSDINLVVEPGQTVALVGASGGGKSSLINLLPRFYDYEQGEILIDGVELKRYRLDCLRQQIALVNQNVTLFNTSVANNIAYGTLQGAARSQIEQAATDAYAMDFIRKMPQGLDTEIGENGVKLSGGQRQRLALARALLKDAPILVLDEATSALDTESERYIQAALSRVMQGRTTLVVAHRLSTIEGADVILVMDKGRIVERGSHDELLKLDGAYAKLHKLQFKEAGQVSEKQEATLERQNG